TATTTTTCATATCCCTATTCTTATTTTTCATATTCCATAATTTGAGCTCTTCAGGCTTGTTAAACTTTACAATTGTTCTTATGTTTGATAATTTCTGGTAATGGGATTTGCGACCAGGCTCCTCAACACAGCTATCATCTTTCTAATGAATAGGATATCATGATTACCTGTTCTATCAGATTTCTTCTTGCCTTGCCTagtttgcatatttttttaTCTGTCAAGTGACTCTTGGTTCTTGGATGCTGTTGCATAGAGGTTTCTCTTTTAAATGCTTTAACTtttgtatttttcctttttgtacTACAGCTAGAGTATATATCAAACCAGTTGAGAATCACAGAAAACCTTATTTCTTTGAAGTATTACCATGTTCATTTTTTAAACGGATTGATGAGTTTTATTTGTGAAGAGTGAAGTTGCGTACCTGAATTAAAGAATGCCTTTTAGTCATTGCATTTTCAGTTGTATATACTGTTAAAGGAATTTCTGGATTGAAGTAACTATCTTTTGCATTCTCAGTCTTAGCAGTTAGCATCATTGTACAATCTTTGACACTCGTCATTTTCTTTTCAGGTCAATGACATTCGGATGTATCACCGGTTGGTGCGCCATTGATCAGCTCACACTGGATATATTCCATTACCAGAATAAATGCCTTACTGATGCACCATAGTGTCACTACGGTGCTGAAGTACCTAGTCATTTACGTGCATAGGCCGTGTGAGGAGTGTATCCCTGCACTCGAATTTCTGATTTTGTTGTAATTATGAGTGCACACATTCGACATTCTAGGTGTAGAGGTTATGATCTTTTCTAATTTGCAGGATAGTGTGGTATGTACTCATTTCAACTCATTCTGACAAGGTCAACATGAAGTTTGAGTTTGCAATGTTTTTGCAATGACAAATGTCATTATTTTTTACCAAGAAAATAACTCGATGCTTGACTGTATAAAATTAAATACTTTACAGTCGCATGTCATTATTTTTCATCAGGCTACAAGAGTTGCTATTATAGTTTTATAATGGTTTCCTAGTTCGCAATAATATGATCAATATGTTGTCTTTGCAAGGCAAAGAGCCTTTTCCATTCACACATGCCCTTATCTGTGATTACGAAACTAGCTAACTCAATGCTATAATGGATATAATGAAGATTTTGTGTTCGCACATGGCATTATTTACAGCCAGATAACTTTCAGTTAAACGTTCCTGGCTAGTTGTTGTTTGTATATTCTATTACGATCCGCTAGTTGAAACAAACAAGTTCCATACTGCAATAATCCACTGTTTTTATCCGGATTTAATAGCTCAAGGTAGAAGCtattaaataaaataagaacCTAGTCGTGCCTCAGGTGATTTGCTATTGATTGGAAATGAGACAGCAAAATGAAATGATGATGCATATGCAATTGAAGGCAGCACAGTGAAGCAAATGCCTGTTCCTACCTGTACCTGCACATTTGGCAGCCATCTGCGCACGCCATAAAACCACCGCATCACGGATTCGCCCAGCTCAGCCGCATTGACATCTATACCCTCCCCTTCACACACTCACCATCACCTAGACTGCTGCCACCAACAATTCGCGGTTGCTGCTTGTATTTGGGTCCACCACGATGTGCGAGGGGCGCGCAGGTACGTGGGCGGGCCAAGGCGCGGTGCCAAAAAAACACCCAGGACGGAGGTTGCGGTCTTGCGCGCGGGGAGGGAAGTCAGCCTGGTGCGCGATCGCTTGAGGAtggctcgggtacggaataggGTATTCCGTACCCTGGGTACTAAATAGCggaggcctatatatatatatatatatttctaattagtaggCGGAACCAGGAGGGTGCGATACCGGAGAGAatgttttcgaaaaaaaaattcatgcgGTGCTGTCTCGGCACCCGGAGCTCAACTTGGCACCCGATGCCTTGATTAAAAAATTCTTGTTCTGCTGGCCCTCTGCATCCTCGCTCGATCCTCGACCGCATCCTTTCCtcgagctcctccacctcgcccTCGGACGACAGACGGCGCCGACCACCCGTGCCGCGGCTGTAGCGCTCGACGATCTCCCAACGGCTCCCGTCCAGTAGCGCCGCaggtggctgctgcagctgTTGGGGCTCGCCGGCCTTCCCTAGCCTCCACTTGCTGCGGGATTCACATCCGCAAGCCGCGCAACCACCACTCCGAGACGAGCGCGATGCCGTTGACTGTCAGGCTCCTCCAACGGGGAGCCATGGCATTCCGCCTCCCTTCCCGTCCTAGTGCCGCTACCTCCTCCCTATACCTGCTTATCAAAAATATATCCCctgcttctttctttttccaaaaaGATCACGTGAGCCTGCAAGCCCAAATGCAAAGCAAGTGGATCTGGAAGAGGGGATCGAGAGAAACCGATTTGAGCCATCTGCTATGGACAAAGAGGGGATCGAGAGCAATCGATTTGGTGGCGTTCTGGAACAACGAAGAAAACAGAATGAACGGACGGAGGAAGAcgagcacgtgggagagagaaggggtttTTTATCTTTCTTATCTAGTTTGGTGCTAAACGTTGGAGCAAAATTTACCAAGCTAGCACCTCATGGATCCTACCTTAGCACTACCCAAGGTGCTATACACTGTGGACGCTCTTAGCTTGACATCTTCCTACATGTAAACCACAAATAGGCAGGGCGGATCCAgagcccgggctgcagcccggggcgagaccatagagtccctttaacctatgtgctgtttagcctaacaaaatgaggtTTAAGAGACAAAATTAGAttattttaggtgtgattcaacagctcagcccggggcgcaaCTCCGTTGTGAATCCGCCCCTGCAAATAGCAGAGGTAACGCGTGATCTCTCGAATCTCCAACCTTCCAAGGATGGTTGCAAATTGATCCCCTGGGAGAATATTCATACCTTATACTTACGGTAACTATCAGAAGCAATATCACCGGTAGCACCACATATATTTCTCTCTAGGTTATCATATAATCAGACCACATTTCAGTTGAGATAAAATGTGTAAATATAAACCACATTTAAATAAATATGCAATAGTATTTTTCTGTTTTGAAAAGAAACAGCAGGAAGCCCCTGCTGCAGTAATATATATTATAAAAGATAAATAACCTGTACAGCCAACTAGGAAAAATacccaaaaaaggaaaaaataaaaattgtacaAGAAGATAAAGAAGTCTATGCCATATTTGATTTCAGTAACTATGAACTCAAAATTAACAGAGTACTTAAAGTACTTAATATATCATTAACGAGTGCAAGTTTTGCCCCCCTTTTAACATTTGGCACTTGGCAGACAATTATGAAGCAAGTCAACGGGGAAAAAAAGAGACAGACCTGAATGGGCGTATGTGTCCCAGATGCCTGGGCTCCTCCCATCCTCAGCTGCCGCACCCTCGTACTGCAACATGCGATGATCAGAGCAAAGGTTAGTTTTAACAGAAACTTGTTTTCTTTGGCTATGAATCTAAgtaggaaagaaagaaaacatgCTATAGAAGTTGAGGCACCTGATATGCTGAAGTTCCAGCTCCAAACGCAAAGCCATGTGAAATCACCCCTTGTGAACTGCAGGGTGCTTGCACACGGCACCGACGACAAAAGCAGCGGCCATGCcgagaagaagagcaacgggatGCATCGCCTCGCCATTGCTGCGGTCCGCCATAGCCTGTAAAGTCCCTTTATATTCCTGTTATAGCTGTCCGTTCGTGGAGTCTCAGACAACTGATGAtaattgaaataaaaaaaatagtcgGACGAACGTGGCCTGTTGCCTTTAGGATTGGGTCTTGTTGTGCCTGTCATTTTGTTGGTTTTCTGATTCTTTTTCTTGGAACGGCAGATCACACCTCACATGAGAGACACAAGGCTACTACTCTCTCCATCCAAAAAACCAAGTCATTCTTTATTTGTTTAAGTCAAACTTTCACaactttaaccaaatttatagagaaaagtATTAATGTTTATAgcatcaaatagatatattataaaaataaatctCAGGATAAATCTAATGGCACTTATTTCATACCATGAATACATGTAGTTTTTCTATAATCTTGATCTAActtaaaaagtttgacttagaacaatcctaaaataactttttttttgtttgaacaGCGGAAGCTTCAGATAAACGCAACAATATGTTCTGACTTCAACTCAAATAGAATGCAGAATAAATACTAAAACAATATTGCAATCATGCTTGCAATCAGGTCTGGTCAGAGAAAATCCTCGTAGAAAGTTATCTATAATGAGAGTATATGTCACTAGTGTTCCATTGCTAGCTGAACTTATTACAAAAAAGTACATAGCAATTGGCTATTTGTAGCTACcaaattgagaaaaaaaaatggcgcTAGATTTTACTTGATTAAGGATGGGAAAATTATTGCCCCCCATCATTTGCTTCAAAAAAATTTTGGTTTCCGTACTCTTTGACTCTTCCGCGTGTCCACAGCTACAAATACAGTGTTTCCAGTGTTTGGATAGTTCAAGCATGTCCccatatttttcttctttgactttttgatttgatcttttaTAGGCTGAGCACTTCCATGTTTCATCTTTGGCTTTGGCCCTCTCTTCTTTGTAAGCTTCGCAGTTGGGGCTTCGGCTACATTTATAATCGGCTCTGAATATGTTTTAGCTGCATTCTTAATCCTCTCAAACAGacaaaattcttcctcaataGCTGCCTCATTGTTTATAAGGACATCGTCAACACTCTGCAAAGATTACAAAAAGGATCTTATGAAGTGACTACGGACCCAGCAAATACCAAGAGAATAGATAGTAGGGCTCATCATGCTTGTAAGACTATAATGCTTGAGCAACTAAATAATCTTCTAACTATTTTTAGAAATGGCTTTCACAATGACTCGTTAGATTTAGCTCAAACACTTTACATAAAACTCAAATTATctagaaaaaatattataaacataCATCTATGAAATTTTAAAACCTATTCCAATAAGTGGCAAATGAATGTCAATTATTGTTATCACTAAACAATACATATCTGATTAAGAAAAATAGCACAATACAATATGAACTTACTTCATGGCATATCCCTTCTATATGGGGATCAAGTAGAGAACTATTTACGTCAAATAGCATCTCAGGTGTAATTTCATCTCCATCTGGTTGTGTTGTACCATATGGTTTAACTGCATTCTTCTTTTTATGTAAACCATGTGTATCCTTCTTTTTCTGAGACTTTTGAGGATGGCCAATTTTGTTGTAAGCCTCACTGAGATCATTTTGAAGATTAATGATACGAGTTTGGATACATTCAATTGCCAAAAGAATTTTTCTTAAAGAATACTGTTCTAGGACAGCATTATTTTCCTTTGACTCTAACAATGTATCATTCGAACCAATACTGATTTTGGTGTCCTCCGCATCTGTATTAAAATCAAGGATATAATTATTACAAATTGACAAGAGGATATAGTCCACATACAAAAAGATAAGAAACTATATAACAATGATATACAAATTCACCAATCTATCTCTAACAAATAGAATGATACTTTTATTAATATATACAAAAGTTATCAAAAAGATAATGCACAAATAAATATGTAAAGAAGCAAAATACCTAAAAATTGTGTAATACATGTTCACCAAATTCAAATAAAATATACTATGATATTTAGGTAATTCAATGCCCTCACTTTTACCCAACCAAGTTTTACAAATGTTGCCAGTAGCACAATGGTTCAGCTTGAATTAAGGGGACACTATAGTGTGACATCCTAGGGTTCAAACTAACACACATGGATTACACTTTAAATATTTGTACTTCTAAACTTTTGAGATTATTTATCCAGCACCAAAGCTACATAACAAAGATAACGCTCTTTATTTCAATGCAACAAAGATTTGAGTACATTGGCATGATAAAAGCCCCAACATACCTAAGTTATTACAGTCATCAATAGCCAAAAGCTCATTGTCAGCTCCAATTCTTTCATTCTCTGTTCTACTCCTTCTGTTTTCTGCAGAAGAGTGGATTATTGAAACACTTAATGCTTCATTATTATCAAGTATCAACATGAAACTAGTTCGAAATATAGATACTCTTGCCTATAAAATGAAAAGGACATGGTATCTAACCATGATTATAATAGGAAAATATTTGATGCTTCTTGATATACGCCGATGTGTCTGTACTGTCTtcgtatctttttcttttcttcctcttcataGCTTCATAACTTGGAAGGTCTAATTGCTGTAATTCTGATTTATGTCTATCTGCTTTAACCATCTCCAACTGCAGATACTTTTCGTGATTGATTAAAGCAAGTTCCTTATCATATTTTGCTACTTGCGACAAAAGATCATTCATACGCAGCTCCAACCATTGACATCGCCACCTTTCTGGGCCAATAAACTTCCTCCAATCAGCTGTCACCTTTTTCTTTCTGAAACAGAATATTCATGCTATTTTAAAACATATAAGAGACATAAATTATACCTATCTAATTGCCATGAAAAAAACACCGCAATAGAAGTATTATTCTAAAATATACCCAAATTATCAAGAGTTATCTATCCATTTTTCCACATAAAAAGAGTAAATGCACCAGCAACCATACTTTCACATTTGCAGGAAAAACCATGTTTCATGCATTGACTTTTTGCATAACAGAATGTCATAACAACAGTGGATGTAGAACTTGCAAAAGATAGCATGATGTTTATGTTACCAAACGTGCGATAATAAAACTAAAACACGTGTTCCTGTCATGATGGGGTGAAGAGTAAAAGTAGGTCATTTAGATCGAACTGCAAATGATTGTCATTGTTTCCCCCACTCCAATAACACTGAACAAGAGCTCTCACCTGACAATATGTGAGGCAGCAGGGGTATCATGGACATTGATATGAGAATAAAGGGGCGACTCCACTTCCATTATGCCTGCATCTGATTCCGTGTCGTCATCAGATGCAAAGCCAGAATCACCAAATGAGCTCGAGCACTCCGTGGTATCCCCGCCGTGTTCGTGCTCATCTTCAGCAACCTTGTCTCCGTACGAACCAAACGGGAGCTCCAGATCCTGGGCGTATTCCACATCCGCAGGTTCGGATTTGACAACTGCATTGCGAGCCTTGCTGTCAGCACCGCCAATGTTGCTAGGAGCTGCCGCCATGAAAACAGACCAGGAAAACCTCTTGCGTGTCTGACCTGAAGAacctcctctccttctctaATGGCGCAAGATCGCCCTGTAATTTGCAGCACGATGCACGTACATTAGTGACAGGAATTCCAAGGAAAtgttaaaaggaaaaaaacaaaaacaagaaaCGTCGGGAACAAACTGGATGGATCAGAGTACCATCCAACAAAACGAATAGGAGCTCTATCCACTCCCGAGTCCCGACCGAAACCCCTAGCATGATAGGGTCTTAGCAAGATTTTACGGGAAGAAACGATATATTACAGACACGGCACGGCGAACATGTCGGCAACAAACGAGACGAACAGGAGTAACATCAAAGAAACAGAGATCGGTTTCGCCACCGATTGAATTGGCTGAGAGAGCGGAATcagatttttcattttttttaaaaaaaactgatgAACAGAAGATTTGGATACTGCAAATAAAACGAAACTGAAAAAATAATAACAAAACGAAATCTCATCCACGAAATCCAGGGCATCCTCACCGAATCTCAAGTCCGGACGTGGGAAGAGGCGCGCGTCGCTCGGCGAAGCcgggaggaagaaggcggaaGGGAGACGGGGCGTCGATTTGGTAGCCTCTCctcgccgcccggccccgccaaTTTCGGTCGGCAGGAGACCCGACTAGGGAGGGTGgttttggtatttttctttTATAGTTTTTCTATTCCTATATTTCCCTTTTCTTTCGTGGCAATCTAGGAATCTAGGATCGCATCGCAcatctctttctctttttttccttgttctGTAACTTAGGATCTGTCAACTGCTGGATTTTGTTTTCACACGACAGTTTGATGGATGGTTCCGCGCTCCCGTTTTTCGCTGACTGCATGTCTGCATATATGGAAAGGTCGATCCAATTGCCAGCAGAATTGCCAGCATATACAAATTATTCTTTCCCCGTACGTAGAATTGCCAGCAGACCCCATTGTCTTGACACAGACATAAAGATGGACTTCGGATAGAAAGAACAAAACAAAGACAAGGCACGCAAATGAGACACTGAACTGTCATCTCAAGCTGACGCCAATCCGCTCTCAGCAGATGAACACTCcccttcagaaaaaaaaaacaactctgCATATCGAAAATAAATGAAGACAGACCTCTGAATACCGAAACTGAATAAAGTTCCTTTCCCACAAAGGCCTCCTCTGCTGTTTTTCGTAGACAAGGCGAAATAACTTTAGTACGATTACTATAATACTATACGTTACCTCCTTAGATTACGAGTCACCGCCTCTGTTGAGCTCAGGGCTGACACGAATTCTGACCCAGGTGCTGGCCTTGTGTGGAGGATGAGAATTCCGCAGGCACTCCTAAGGAGAAGCAGCCTGAGCGTGAGTCAAGCCACACCCGGTGGATCTTCTGATAGGTCAAGGACAGGGACAGAGCAGCAGCTATCACCAAGCCCTGATGAGTATTTCTCCACGAGACAGGTCAAAGGAGTAAGAGTAGGAGAGTAGAAGAGGTGTGTAACTGTGTGAGGACCTTGAAATTGCTTATCACTGTAGTTTGCGGAGACAGCGGTATCCAGACGGTGCTGAATGAACGGCAAGGTTTTAGAACGCAACATTTGCAAGGAGA
This sequence is a window from Setaria italica strain Yugu1 chromosome III, Setaria_italica_v2.0, whole genome shotgun sequence. Protein-coding genes within it:
- the LOC101783097 gene encoding uncharacterized protein LOC101783097 is translated as MAAAPSNIGGADSKARNAVVKSEPADVEYAQDLELPFGSYGDKVAEDEHEHGGDTTECSSSFGDSGFASDDDTESDAGIMEVESPLYSHINVHDTPAASHIVRKKKVTADWRKFIGPERWRCQWLELRMNDLLSQVAKYDKELALINHEKYLQLEMVKADRHKSELQQLDLPSYEAMKRKKRKRYEDSTDTSAYIKKHQIFSYYNHENRRSRTENERIGADNELLAIDDCNNLALFLIFLYVDYILLSICNNYILDFNTDAEDTKISIGSNDTLLESKENNAVLEQYSLRKILLAIECIQTRIINLQNDLSEAYNKIGHPQKSQKKKDTHGLHKKKNAVKPYGTTQPDGDEITPEMLFDVNSSLLDPHIEGICHESVDDVLINNEAAIEEEFCLFERIKNAAKTYSEPIINVAEAPTAKLTKKRGPKPKMKHGSAQPIKDQIKKSKKKNMGTCLNYPNTGNTVFVAVDTRKSQRVRKPKFF